TCTCTACCGACCTAAACTTTGCTATTTGGGGTGATTCTGTTCATCTGGCAGCAAAAGCATATCTGTACCGTCTGAACCCAACGTTCTATGAGCGCCACTACCATTCAAAACATTTCTGGTGGGACAAATCACTGGAAAAGACCCATCGCATGCGTGTAGAAGGACTCTTCTCATACGAAAAGACAAATACTGCGCTACGTGTAGCCATTGAGGAGGTTCAGAACTACACCTATTTTGGCATCAGTTACGATCGTACGACATCGGATTTAACAAATATGACCGCTGGCATTCATCAGGCCTCTGAGGTACTGCATGTACTGACGGCACAGATGGATCAGAAATTGGCTTTAGGACCGTTGCATTGGGATAACATCCTGACCTATCAGGCAACATCCGACAAGGCCATACTGCCATTGCCAATGCTAAACGTGTTTTCAAACCTCTATTTAAAATTTGTTTATTCAAAGGTGTTGACTGTTGAACTGGGTGGAAGTGCCACTTACTTCACATCATACGATGCGCCAGATTATCTGCCACAGCTCAATCAGTTTGCAGTACAGGAGAACAGCAACAGCAGAATTGAATTAGGAAATTTCCCCATTATTGACGTATATGCCAATCTTCATCTGAAACACGCACGTTTCTTTGTGATGATGCATGATGTGGCCTACAAGAACTTTAATCGCAGTACTTTCCTTGTGCCCCATTATTCATTAAACCACCAAGTGATGAAAATAGGTGTCTCCTGGAATTTCTTTAACTAAGAGAGAATAATCTAGGCCAAGGATTCAAGTTTCACGTCTTTGAGAGACTTCAGGTAATTGCCTCGTAGCTCAAGCACTCGTTTCCAATCGGCCGAAAGTAGTTCTCCAACCGGCAAATCGATTTTCCATTTCCCTTGAGCTTCAATGCGGTCAACGAGAGTTCCAACACTTAAATTAGACAAGTTTTCGGCAGGAATGTAACGTGACTGTTCACCTTTCTCGTCAGATGATATTTCGATAATCATTGAAGCCTCTACAAGCTTGAATGTGAGATCGTTTACAATACGAATAGGAATATTGGTTTTTTCTCTTAATTCCTCAATGGTATATGGTTTCTTCCCTTCTTCGAACCGTTTGCAAATATGGGCCATCAGCATGATGGAAAGCATGAGGCGATAACGATGACTGATATCGCTGGTCTTAGTATCGTAATCGTAATAGTCAAGGTTCTGACTGATGTATGACAGTTCTGCACCAAACAAACATATGGTCCAGGAAATCTGAATCCATAGCATGAACAACGGAAGCGCAGCAAACGATCCGTAAATGGCATTGTAACTGGTCATCCATATCTGGGAGTTGATGTAGAAGAACTGCAACCATTGCATCGCAATACCCGAAAGGATGCCTGGCACAATGGCGTTTTTCATCCTAACATGCGTATTCGGCATAAATACATATAGAGCAATGAACAAAGCAGTCATCAGCAGATATGGTGACACTTTGATGAAGAATCTTAATACAGGTCCCAACAACATAAAATCAGAAAGAGACGATGTCAGCGTTACCATATAGATACTTAGACCTGAAGAAAGCACAATCAGAATGGGGAACATGAAAAACATGGCCAGATAGTCGGTAAAAGTACGAAATATGCTACGCTGCTTCTTTACCTGCCATATCTCATTAAAAGTGGTTTCGACATTGCTTACAAGCATCAATACCGTGTAAAGCATAAAGACCAAACCTACACCAAGGAAGATACCACTCTTGGTATGAACAAGATAACTATTTACAAAACCAATAATCACCTCGGCTGCCTGCGGTTGAGATCCTAAAGCATCACGGAACCACACCTCTATATATTTATTATAGCCAAACCCACGCGCTATGGCAAACACCACAGCCATAATAGGAACGATAGCCAACAATGTGGAATAGGTGAGCGCAGAGGCTTGATTCAGTACTCTCTTAGTGGTAAAAAAGCGAATGGCAAGAAACAGGATTTTCACAATCTCGAAAAACACGCGCTTATAAGCCGGAAGTTGGTCGGAATCAATTCTCCACAAATCTTCTTGAAAAAAAAGAATGATGCGTCTATAGTTCATGATCATTTTAGGTTCGAAGTAATCAATAAAAAGAAAGCACTGCTCCTATAAGCCGGGTTCTGTTCTGACAATAAAGCCAGCGCCTGTCATTTATCTACTACATACGTTGCCGTATGTCTCTAGCGTTCTACCCTCCACCGTACATACGTTTGGACGGGCAACCCTCCATTTGCCCGAAGGCAAAAACGATGGTATACATGAACTTGCAGCCTCCAGATGGAACAGCGCGACGATCACCCGCCGCCTGGTAGTCTCTTACACTACCTTCTCACCCTTACCCCACCCGCTTGGTTCTCCTTGCGGAGCCTAAGAAGGCTTAATGAGGCGGTTATTTTCTTCTTCCATATCCAGCTGTCGCCAACTGCTTCTACTTTCAGAAGTGGAGCACCCTATGCTGCCCGGACTTTCCTCTCGTCTCTCCTTTCAGAAAGGCCAGCGACAAGCCGGAACAGTGCTTTCTAATGTGCAAAGGTACAAAATAATTCTTACACCGACAATTCCATTGGTTAATTTTAACCGGATAGTAAAAAATTTAATTCATTAAATGAATGTAAAATTCGTAAAGCATGCCGCAAACAGAACTTAAACCATCTTTTTGAATTGTTAAAATGCAAGAAAAATAATGCCAAATTGGCAGGTTTCAAACTTTTGACAATATATTTGCATCATTGCATTTAATTAAAAACAGATTATTAACAAACAACAATGCGAATATGAAAAAAATATCTAATTATGTAGTACCCGCCCTGAGCGTGGTAGCCATTGCATTCTCAGTAGCAGCCTTCAACAATACATGTGCTGCCACCCCTTCAGAAACGTCAGTAACCCACATGAGCGCAGCTCCTGCAGCCCAACCGGTAGATTTAACTTATGCAGCCGACAAGGCACTGCCGACAGTTGTATATATAAAGAACACGCAGAACTCAAAGATGCAAACTGTTGAGTATAGCGATCCATTCGAAGATTTTTTCAGCGATCCTTTTGGCGGATTCTTCGGACGTGGGAACAGCGGCAAGCAGAAGCGTCAGGTTCAAACTCCCAAACGTGTAGCTGCCGGTTCAGGTGTCATTATTTCAACTGATGGTTATATTGTAACCAACAACCACGTGGTTGACGGAGCCGACGAATTGACAGTAACATTGAACGACAATTCTGAATACTCTGCCCGAATCATCGGTGCCGACAAGACCACCGACCTGGCACTCATCAAGATTGACGGCAAGAACCTGCCTGCTATCGTAGTGGCCAACAGCGACAACGTAAAGGTGGGCGAATGGGTACTGGCTGTAGGCAATCCTCTCGGACTTAACAATACAGTTACAGCCGGTATCGTTTCAGCCAAAGCTCGTACAATGGGCGAAGGCGTATCGTCAATGATTCAGACTGATGCCGCCATCAACCAAGGAAACTCTGGTGGCGCACTTGTAAACACCAATGGCGAACTGATTGGTATTAACGCCATGATTTACTCACAAACCGGATCAAACATAGGCTATGGTTTCGCTATTCCTACTACCATCATGAATAAAGTGGTAGAAGACCTGAAGAAATACGGAAACGTACAACGAGCTATGATTGGCATTAAAGGAAGTGATGTGAATGCCTACGTAGATAGTGAAAAAGAGAAAGGTAACGAGGTTGATCTTGGCACAATGGAGGGAATCTATGTAGCAGAAGTAGTTGAAGACGGTGCTGCAGAAGATGCCGGGTTGAAGACTGGCGACGTGATTACACATATCGACGGACAGAAAATCACTAAGTTTGGCGAGCTTTCAGGCGTCATTGCACAAAAGCGTCCTGGCGACAAGATTACTGTAACTTACCTCCGCGATAAGAAAAAGAAGACCGTTACCCTTACGCTGAAAAATGAACAGGGCAACACAAAGGTTGTAAAGAATGCCAATACCGATGTACTGGGAGCAGATTTCCGTCCTGTTACCAAACAGCAGAAAGAACAACTGGAAATCAACTACGGACTTGAAGTGCTGAAGGTAAATGGTGGCAAGATGAAAGAAGCTGGTGTAACTAAAGGCTTTATCATCCTCAAAGTCAACGGAGAACCTATGCGCACATTCGAAGATCTCGAACAGGCTGTTAAAGAAGCTAACCAGTCGAAGGAACAAATGCTCGTAGTAAACGGTATTTTCCCAACTGGAAAGCGTGCAGGATTTGTGGTTTACCTGCAAAACGAATAATTTTAGTCAATTTATTTGGCTGATTCGTGAAAATGCGTTAACTTTGCACTTACGCATTTTTAAACCATACTAACCATGAGACAACTGAAGATTACCAGATCTATCACTAACCGTGAAAGTGAAGCACTTGACAAGTATCTGCAAGAGATAAGTCGAGAAGAATTGGTGAGTGTTGAAGAAGAGGTAGAACTTGCACAGCGCATCCGAAAGGGTGACCGCAAAGCATTGGAAAGGCTCACAAGAGCCAATCTAAGATTCGTTGTCTCAGTGGCAAAACAGTATCAAAACCAAGGTCTAAGTTTACCAGACCTTATCAACGAAGGCAATGTTGGCCTCATAAAAGCAGCCGAGAAGTTCGACGAGACACGTGGCTTTAAATTCATATCATATGCCGTGTGGTGGATTCGTCAGAGCATTCTACAGGCACTTGCCGAGCAGAGTCGCATCGTTCGCCTGCCTTTGAACCAAGTAGGAGCGGTAGGAAAGATAAACCGCATTCTGAACAAGTTCGAGCAGGAGAACGAGCGACGTCCTTCGGTAGATGAGATATCCGAGCACATCGACCTGCCGAAAGAGAAAATTGACGAGGCGATGAGCGTTAACGGCCACTCAGTATCGGTTGATGCCCCCTTCACCAACGACGAGAATTCCTTACTCGACGTAATGGTGAACGACGACTCACCTATGGCCGACAAACAATTGGTACGGGAATCGTTAAGGACAGAAATAAATACTGCCCTGAAAGTGCTCAACGAACGAGAGCGCAATATTATCGAGGCATATTTTGGTATTAACCAGCCCGAGTTGACCCTTGAAGAGATCGGCGCAAAATTTGACCTTACCCGCGAGCGCGTACGCCAAATTAAGGAAAAGGCGATACGACGTCTGCGCGACAATCGGAAGAATGCGTCGCTGAAGAGTTATTTAGGACAATGAAACAATTAACAAAAATACTTCTGGTCGCTTTCCTGCTGACCATAACAACCATCGGAAAAGCCTCAGCTAAAGAGGTGATGGTGCCTAAAATGTATATGTATGCCTTTGCTGCATCATTTACAGATTCTATCGTATATATGACCAACGTGATGGAAGTTGACTCAGTATGGATTCAATCCAAGAGCAAATTTCTCATTGGCAGGGATTCATACTCACGTCAGTTCCGCGATTTCTTGAATGAAGAGAAAAAAATGCCAAACCGTACCTGTGTGGTATTCTTCAACAAGAGCAAAAGCAAAGCAGAAAAGAAGTATCTAAAATTGCGAAAACTATATACGCAATCAAAGAATGGCCAAGCACAATATGATGTTCGTATCTTGAACAATGATGAATTCAAATTCCGCCCGTTTGATATCAACGCATATATTCAGGCCGAACAAGACAGAATTCAGCAAGCCAAAGACCAGTCTAAGCTGGCTGCACAACAAAAGAAGTTAGCGAAACAAGCAAAACGAGAGGCAAGAAAAGCTCGCAAAGAAGCCAAAAGCGAGCGTAAAAACGCACAGTAGAAAGACACAAGTGAAGGAATATAATTTCACCATAGGCGGTCACGGAATACGCATTCAGTTTACAGACAATACTGAGAGCGACATTACGTTGCTGCCTTCTTTTATGCCTTTTACGTGCAAGGAGGATAAGAACGAAGAGACACTCTTCACACTTACCGTTGATGACACGCTACGTCCTGAACCCCAAAAGACACTCATCAGGAATTTTGACACCGGTAACGGCGACACCGCCGTTTATCTGTTGTCTGATGGAGGATATCAATATATTATTCGTGATATTCACGGAAGAAGTTGTTGTTTACTCATTTGTCACAACGAGTTCAGGAACTGCAAATGTGCCTTAAACGGCAACTGGACAATGCGTTCGTTTGGACTAAACGATGCACTTATGCTCGTTTATGCTTTTGCCGGAGCATATCAAAAAACGCTCTTAATTCATGCTTCCTGTATCAGTTATAAGGGGAAAGCATTTCCTTTTCATGCAAAAAGCGGAACAGGAAAGAGTACTCATACATCGCTCTGGATGAAATACATCGAGGAAGTTGAGCTTATGAACGATGACAACCCTATAGTACGCATTGAAGCTGATGGTCAACCCTATATATATGGTTCACCGTGGAGCGGAAAGACACCTTGCTACCGCAATGTTAAAGTTCGGTTAGGCGCCTTAACACGCATTGAACGGGCAAACGACAATCATTTAGAACGAGAGCCGGTAGTACAGGCTTTTGCATCATTACTGCCTGCATGCTCGTCAATGAAGTGGGATTCGACGCTTTACAATCACCTGTGTAACACGTTATCTGACCTCATCGCCTCAGTACCCGTATGCACCATGTATTGCAAGCCAGACGAAGAGGCTGCACGAGTTAGCTGCCAAAGGCTAACAGAATTGACTCAGAAAGCAAATTAAAATGCCCAAGAACATCATACGATTGCCTAATGAAGAGTTCCTGAGTTTTGTGGTCAGCGAACTTGAATCATTCAAAGGAAAAACAGTCACGTTGCCTTTGAGAGGTCGAAGCATGCGACCTTTTCTGCAAGACGGGCGAGACAAAGCACTTCTTATTGCAGCAAACAATCCAAAAGTTGGCGATGCAGTTCTTGCAGAAATCTGGAAAGGTAAATACGTGCTTCACCGCATCATAAAGATCGAAGGCGATAATGTGACACTTCGTGGAGACGGAAACCTTTCAAATGAATATTGCAAACTGAAAGACGTAAAAGCGAATGTAATTGGTTTTTACCGTAAAGGAAGAAATAAATTGGATTCCACCAATGGATGGAAATGGAAAGCGTATTCCTGGTTATGGATGCGGCTCTACCCTATTCGCCGCTACCTTCTTTTCCTATTACATCCACACATTCCACAACGATTCAAGCGTAAATAACTTAAGCTTTCAAACTACTGATGCAGTTAGTAAATGAATGCATTAATAAAAGAAAATTGAATTCATAAAAAAACACCCTATAACGACTAACATTATGAAAACAAAAAAAGGATTCCGCTTGCGTACTATCTGTAGCGAGCATATTATAACAGCTGAAGGAATAGAGAACATAGACTTTAGTCGTATTATCAATATGAACGAGTCATCAGCCTACCTATGGAAAAACATAGAAGGCAAAGAGTTCACGGAAGAACAGTTGGTATCGCTTCTGACAGATGAATATGAAGTAGATGAAGAAACAGCAAGGAATGACGTAAAGCAACTTGTTGCCAAATGGAAAGAAGCTGGAATCGTTGAATAACATGAACGACGCCAAAATCATTAACGATCCTGTATTCGGATTTATCAAAATACCTCGCGGGCTACTCTACGATATAGTGCGTCACCCACTGATGCAACGATTAAATAGAATAAACCAGTTAGGACTGGCCTCTGTAGTATATCCTGGTGCCCGTCATACGCGCTTTCAACATTCACTGGGTGCTTTTCATCTGATGAGCGAAGCGATTCTGTCCTTACAGCAAAAAGGCCAGTTTATATTTGATAGTGAAGCGGAAGCCGTAGAAGCAGCCATTCTAATGCATGACATAGGACATGGACCTTTCTCGCATGTATTGGAGAATACACTTATCAGCGGAATATCACATGAAGACATCTCGCTCATGATGATGGAACAGATTAATC
The sequence above is a segment of the Prevotella sp. E9-3 genome. Coding sequences within it:
- a CDS encoding YihY/virulence factor BrkB family protein, coding for MNYRRIILFFQEDLWRIDSDQLPAYKRVFFEIVKILFLAIRFFTTKRVLNQASALTYSTLLAIVPIMAVVFAIARGFGYNKYIEVWFRDALGSQPQAAEVIIGFVNSYLVHTKSGIFLGVGLVFMLYTVLMLVSNVETTFNEIWQVKKQRSIFRTFTDYLAMFFMFPILIVLSSGLSIYMVTLTSSLSDFMLLGPVLRFFIKVSPYLLMTALFIALYVFMPNTHVRMKNAIVPGILSGIAMQWLQFFYINSQIWMTSYNAIYGSFAALPLFMLWIQISWTICLFGAELSYISQNLDYYDYDTKTSDISHRYRLMLSIMLMAHICKRFEEGKKPYTIEELREKTNIPIRIVNDLTFKLVEASMIIEISSDEKGEQSRYIPAENLSNLSVGTLVDRIEAQGKWKIDLPVGELLSADWKRVLELRGNYLKSLKDVKLESLA
- a CDS encoding Do family serine endopeptidase; its protein translation is MKKISNYVVPALSVVAIAFSVAAFNNTCAATPSETSVTHMSAAPAAQPVDLTYAADKALPTVVYIKNTQNSKMQTVEYSDPFEDFFSDPFGGFFGRGNSGKQKRQVQTPKRVAAGSGVIISTDGYIVTNNHVVDGADELTVTLNDNSEYSARIIGADKTTDLALIKIDGKNLPAIVVANSDNVKVGEWVLAVGNPLGLNNTVTAGIVSAKARTMGEGVSSMIQTDAAINQGNSGGALVNTNGELIGINAMIYSQTGSNIGYGFAIPTTIMNKVVEDLKKYGNVQRAMIGIKGSDVNAYVDSEKEKGNEVDLGTMEGIYVAEVVEDGAAEDAGLKTGDVITHIDGQKITKFGELSGVIAQKRPGDKITVTYLRDKKKKTVTLTLKNEQGNTKVVKNANTDVLGADFRPVTKQQKEQLEINYGLEVLKVNGGKMKEAGVTKGFIILKVNGEPMRTFEDLEQAVKEANQSKEQMLVVNGIFPTGKRAGFVVYLQNE
- a CDS encoding RNA polymerase sigma factor RpoD/SigA, which codes for MRQLKITRSITNRESEALDKYLQEISREELVSVEEEVELAQRIRKGDRKALERLTRANLRFVVSVAKQYQNQGLSLPDLINEGNVGLIKAAEKFDETRGFKFISYAVWWIRQSILQALAEQSRIVRLPLNQVGAVGKINRILNKFEQENERRPSVDEISEHIDLPKEKIDEAMSVNGHSVSVDAPFTNDENSLLDVMVNDDSPMADKQLVRESLRTEINTALKVLNERERNIIEAYFGINQPELTLEEIGAKFDLTRERVRQIKEKAIRRLRDNRKNASLKSYLGQ
- a CDS encoding S24/S26 family peptidase, whose amino-acid sequence is MPKNIIRLPNEEFLSFVVSELESFKGKTVTLPLRGRSMRPFLQDGRDKALLIAANNPKVGDAVLAEIWKGKYVLHRIIKIEGDNVTLRGDGNLSNEYCKLKDVKANVIGFYRKGRNKLDSTNGWKWKAYSWLWMRLYPIRRYLLFLLHPHIPQRFKRK
- a CDS encoding PqqD family protein, translated to MKTKKGFRLRTICSEHIITAEGIENIDFSRIINMNESSAYLWKNIEGKEFTEEQLVSLLTDEYEVDEETARNDVKQLVAKWKEAGIVE